The DNA window CGCGTCTCGCCGAGCACCGGACGCGGGCCGATCGCCGTCAGGTCGTCGCGGTACAGGGTGATGTCGAGGGTGCCGACCGGCGGGCGCGTGGCCTCGGCGCCCTCGATCTCGCCGGCGATGCGTTCGGCGAGCTGCACGCCGCGCCGCTGGATGCCGAGCAGCGAGAGCCCTTCGACGCCTGCGTTCAGCTCAACGATCTCGCGCGCCATGCGCGCGAGCGTGCGCGTCACAGCGCGCTCGTCCATCAACTGCTGTCGCTGCGGTTCCGCGCTCATCAGGATGTGCCGGTGCGTGACAGGATTCTTCTTCGCGACGGAAGCTAGGCGGGGGGTCTGACAGCGTCAACGCCACGCAGCGGCCACGCTTTACACGATCGTCCCCGGCCCCTACTTTCGGCGGCCAGCCCACTGCGCGATGGCGCGCCCGAGCCCGCCGCGCGACTGGTCCCATCGAATCCCGGAGCTGATCCGAAGATGCCCGTCGAACCCGGCTGGCTCAGCCTGCTGCCGCCGCTCGTCGCGATCGTACTCGCCCTCGCCTTCCGCGAGGTCGTGCTGTCCCTGTTCGCCGGCGTCTGGTTCGGTGCACTCCTGGTCGCGAACTGGAACCCGGTCGTCGCGTCCATGATCAGCGTCGACCGGTTCGTCGTCGAAGGCCTCGCCGACAGCGACAAGATCTCGATCGTCGTCTTTTCCCTGATGCTCGGCGGGATGGTCGGCGTCATCGGCAGGAGCGGCGGCACTCTCGGACTCGTCGAATCGATGCGTGGCCTCGCCACGTCGGCCCGGCGCGGCCAGATCATGGGCTGGCTCGCCGGCATCATCATCTTCTTCGACGACTACGCCAACACGCTGATCGTCGGCAACACGATGCGGCCCGTCACCGACCGGCTGAAGGTCTCCCGCGAGAAGCTCGCCTACATCGTCGACTCGACGGCCGCCCCCATGGCGGCGATCGCAGTGATCTCGACCTGGGTCGGCTTCGAGATCTCGCTCATCGGCGACGCGCTCTCGACTGCGGCCGCGCAGACGACCGACCCCGCGGGCGCCGCACAGCTGATGCAGGGCGCGCAGAATCCCTTCAACGTGTTCCTGCACTCGATTCCGTACCTGTTCTACCCCATCTTCGCACTGATTTTCGTGCTGCTCGTCGCCCTCACCGGCCGCGACTTCGGACCGATGCTGAAGGCGGAGCGTCGCGCGCGGAGCGGTCGCGGCGTGAGCGCGCCCGGAGCGCGACCCGCAGTCGATGTCACCAGCGGCTATATGTCTCCGCCCGAAGGCATCCCACATCGCTGGTACAACGCCGCCGTCCCCGTCCTGACCGTCATCTTCGTCGCACTGATCGGCATCTTCTACACGGGGGCGCAGGAAGCGCCGGCGGGTGCAACGCTCTGGGTTATCGTTGGCGGCGCGGATCCGTTCAAGACGCTCATCTGGGCATCCTTCGCGGGCAATGTGGTCGCGATCACGATGGCGGTCGCACAGCGCGTGCTCCCCCTGGGCGAAGCCCTCGAGGCCTGGGTCAACGGAATGCGTGCGATGCTGCTGGCGATCATCATCCTGGTGCTCGCCTGGGCGCTGGGCGGCGTGACCGAGGCGCTGGGCACCGGCCCGTACCTGTCCGGGCTGCTGCAGAACACGCTGCCCATCGGCATGCTGCCCGTGATCGTTTTCCTCACGGCCGCGGCGATCTCCTTCGCCACGGGCACGTCCTGGGGGACCATGGCGATCCTGTTCCCCGTGGCCATCCCGCTCGCCGTCGCCATGGGTGCCGGCGTCGATTTCGACGGCGGCTCCCATTACAGCATCCTGCTCGGCGTGATCAGCTCGATCATGGCGGGCTCGATATTCGGCGATCACTGCTCGCCGATCTCCGACACCACCGTGATGAGCTCCATGGCAAGTGCATGTGATCACATCGACCACGTGCGCACGCAGATGCCCTACGCGGTCGTGGTGGGTCTGGTCGGCATGCTGATCGGCGACATCCCCACTGCGTATGGTGTTCCCCCCTGGGTTTCCCTCGCGGTGGGAATCATGCTGCTCTACCTGATTCTTCGCTTCGTCGGCAAGCCGGTGGACGAGGGCGGGACGGTTTCCGTCGCGGAGGAACAGCAGCCTGCGGCCGCAGGCATCTGAACGGCGTGGAATGGGCCTGAGTGCGAGCAGGCGAGGAGTGGCGGCCCCCCTCGCTCCGCTCGGCAGATGCGCGGCTGATTCCGATTCTGAGGATCAGCCGCGCGCTGTTTCGCGGCGTGCGCGGAAGAACGCCCGCAGGAGCTCACCGGCCGGCTCCGCCAGCACGCCGGCCGTCAGCTGCATCCGGTGATTCAGCCGCGGATCCTGCACGATGCAGCCGAGCGAGCCGCACATCCCGCTCTTCGGGTCCGCCGCCGCATAGATCAGCCGCCGGATCTTCGCCAGCACCAGCGCACCCGCGCACATCGCGCAGGGCTCGAGCGTCACGTACATCTCCGCGTCGAGCAGCCGTGCACTGCCGACCTTTGCAGCTGCGCGCCGAAGCGCGACCAGCTCTGCGTGCGCGGTCGGATCATTGTGGGTGCGTGTCAGGTTCCAGGCTTCGGCGAGGATGCGATCGTCCTGCACGATCACGGCGCCAACGGGCACTTCCTCGACTGCGCGGGCGGCATGCGCGAGCTCGAGGGCACGCTGCATCCACGCAGCGTCCCGCGAACCGGGGGGTGTGAGCACGACGTCGCCTGCCCGGGGCGCCGGTCGCATCGGGACTCAGGCGTGCGCTGCGAGCTCGCCCAGCGCGCGATCGATGCGTGCAAGCACCCGCTCACGGCCGAGCACCATCGCGACTTCGAAGATCCCGGGCGAGACCGCCTGGCCGAGCAGGGCGACACGCAGCGGGTGGATCAACTTGCCTGCGCCCACACCGAGCGTTTCGGCACATGACCGCAGCGCTGCCTCGAGCGAGCTCTCACTCCACCCCTCCAGCCCGGCAAAGCACTCGTACAGCGCCCGCAGGCGGGCGCCCGTATCCGCATCCTTCCAGTGCTTCGCGACAGCCGCAGGATCGTATGTGAAATCGTCGCTCAGGTACGCCGCACCGTATTTCGCGAAATCGTCGATCGTGCGCGCGCGGGTCTTCAGGAGGTCGATCACGGCGTGCAGCCTCGCGCCATCCTGCCGCAGCGTCGCAGGATCCAGCGTGCCGGCACGCTCGAAGGCATCGAGGACAAGGGGCTCCAGCTCCGCTGCACGCATGCGCTCGATATACTGCCCGTTCATCCACTCGAGCTTCGCCGGATCGAACACCGCGCTCTTGGCGTTGATGCCCTCGAGCGAAAAGCGCGCGACCAGCGCGTCGCGCGTGAACAGCTCTTCCTCCGTCCCGGGGTTCCAGCCCAGCAGCGCGAGGAAGTTGACCATCGCGTCCGGCAGGATGCCCTGGTTGCGGTACTCGCCCACCGCCGTGGCACCGTGCCGCTTGGACAGCCGCTTGCCGTCCGAACCGAGAATCATCGGCACGTGCGCAAACGTCGGGACGGGCTTCCCGAGTGCCCGGTACAGCAGGATCTGCTTCGGCGTGTTGGATACGTGATCGTCACCGCGGATCACGTGCGTGATCCGCATCTCGATGTCATCGCTGACCACCGCGAGGTTGTAGATCGGTGTGCCGTCGCTGCGCAGCACGACGAAGTCCTCGATATCCGCATTCGCGAACCCGATTCGACCGTGCACCGCGTCGTCCCATTCCGTACGCCCTTCCGGCACGTGGAAACGGATCGTGTGCGGCTCGCCGGCCGCAGCGCGCCGCTTGCCATCATCGGACGAAACGGTGCGCAGGCAGAGCCGGTCGTAGCGGAAGGCGTGCGGGTCCGTTCCTTCCGCTGCGCTCCGCCGCTCCTCCAGCTGCTCCGGCGTGCAGAAACAGCGGTACGCCCGTCCCCGCTCCAGCAGCATGTGTGCATCGGCGACATGCCGCTGCAACCCGTCGGCCTGGTGGTACGGCCCCTCGTCCCACGTGAGGCCGAGCCACTCCATCCCCTCCAGGATCGCGGCCGTGTGCGCATCACTCGAGCGTTCGCGATCCGTGTCCTCTATACGCAGCACGAACACGCCGCCGTGGCGACGTGCCAGCAGCCAGTTGAAGAGTGCGGTGCGCGCCCCACCGACGTGCAGATAGCCCGTCGGCGAAGGCGCGAACCGCACGCGCATTTCATCGGATGTCATGAAGGCGGAAGCTAGAGATGCCCTGCAGGAGCGTCAACGCATGTTGGCGAGTGCCCGGCGCAGGTCGCGCACCAGCTCGGCCTCCCGGTCGTGCGCACGCTGCAGTGCATCGACCGCATCCTCGCGCCCCGCCGATGCCGCATCGCAGAGCAGACCGCGGTAGCGCGCAAGCCGGTCCAGGCGCTCGCACAGCTCGCGCTCGAGCGGATGATCGTCCAGCCCCTCATCGTCGGCCAGCGCCCAGAACGCCTCCAGTCCTGGTGGCACGTCATTCTGCATGTGCTCACCCTCGCGGCCGCGCCGCATTTCAGGAGTCCACCGGATCACCGACTTCTGGTGCAAGCCCCGTTCCCGCCACCCTGTCGCCCCCTCCCGCACTTCCCTATCTTGCGCCCGCCTGTTCCGGACACCTTCCAGGAGCCCGCACTACATGCTCAGCGATATCGAAATCGCGCAGGCCGCCGAGCTGCAGCCGATCCACGCGATCGCTGCTCAGCTCGGCCTCTCCGATGACGAGATCATCCCCTACGGCCGCTACAAGGCCAAAATCCCGCTCGACGTCATCGCACACCGTGAAAGCGAGCCCGGTCAGCTCGTGCTCGTCACCGGCATCAGCCCCACCCCGGCCGGCGAAGGGAAATCCACCCTCTCCGTCGGTCTCGCCGACGCCCTCCGCCAGCGCGGCCAGAAGGTCGTCATCGCCCTCCGGGAGCCGAGCCTCGGCCCCGTCTTCGGCATGAAGGGTGGCGCAACCGGCGGGGGTCACGCCCAGGTCGTACCGATGGAGGACATCAACCTCCACTTCACCGGCGATTTCCACGCGATCACGAGCGCCAACGCACTGCTCGCCGCGATGCTGGACAACCACCTCCAGCAGGGCAACGAGCTCGGCATCGACGTGCGGCGTATCACCTGGAAGCGCTGCCTCGACATGAACGACCGCGCGCTCCGCAGCATCACCGTCGGGCTCGGCGGCGTGGGGGACGGCGTGCCGCGCCAGGACCGCTTCCAGATCACGGCCGCGAGCGAGGTCATGGCCGTCTTCTGCCTGGCCAGCGATCGCAACGACCTCGAAGCCCGCCTCGGTCGCATCATCGTGGGCTACGATCGGGGCAAAGCGCCCGTCCGCGCAGAGTCCCTCCGCGCCAACGGCGCCATGACACTCCTGCTCAAGGAGGCGATCGCGCCCAACCTGGTGCAGACGCTCGAGGGGACGCCCGCCTTCATTCACGGCGGACCGTTCGCCAACATCGCGCACGGCTGCAACTCGCTGATCGCGACGCGTGCGGGTCTCGCGCTCGGCGACGTCGTGGTCACGGAAGCCGGCTTCGGCGCTGACCTGGGCGCGGAGAAGTTCTTCGACATCAAGTGCAGGACGGGCGGGCTGCGCCCTGCTGCCGCGGTCGTGGTGGCGACGATCCGGGCGCTCAAGCTGCACGGCGACGTCGCACTCGCGGACATCACGGTGCCGAATGCGGCGGCCGTGCGGAAGGGATTCGTGAACCTGCAGAAGCACGTGGAGAACGTGCGCAAGTTCGGCGTACCGCCGGTCGTCGCACTGAACCGCTTCGCGACGGACACGCAGGAGGAGATGGCGGTGGTGATGGACGGCTGCCGCGAGATGGGGGTGGAGGTCGCGCTGGCGGACGTCCACGCCAGGGGTGGCGCTGGCGGGCTCGAGCTGGCGGACGTGGTGATCGAGACGCTGCAGGGTGGCGCTGCGGACTTCCGGCCGCTGTATGCGCTGGAGCAGCCGCTCATGGCCAAGATCGAGACCATCGCGCGCGAGATCTACGGCGCGGACGGCGTGGACTACGTCGGCACGGCAGCGCGCGACATCGCCCGCCTGGAGGAGATCGGGCTCCGCGACGTTCCCGTGTGCATGGCCAAGACGCAGTACTCGTTCTCCGACAATCCGACGCTGCGGGGGCGGCCCAGCGGCTTCCGCATCAGCGTTCGCGAGGTGACGCCGTCGGCGGGGGCGGGATTCGTCGTGGCGCACACCGGCGACATCATGACGATGCCGGGTCTGCCGCGTCGTCCGGCAGCGGAGGGTATGAAGGTGCTGCCGGACGGAAGTGTGACGGGGTTGTTCTAGGCGTTGTCAGCGACCGTGGGGTGGCGCGTCAGGCGATGTGGGCCCGCGCCTCCTCCTCGGCCGCTTCCTCCTCGGCGAGCTCGGCGTCCCCGCCCTGCCTCACCCACTTGCGGGCCGTGAGGAAGACGAACGCGGCGCCGGCGATGAGGCCGATGATGGGCAGGGCGTAGACGGCCAGGTTGAACCCCTCGGCCTTCGGCTCCATGAGGATCCACTCGCCGTATTTGCTGACGAAGTACGCCTTCACCTCTTCGGGGGTGCGTCCCTCGGCGAGCTGCTGGCGGATGACATCCTTCATCTCCTGCGACAGCTCGGAGGGCGAGTCCTGCAGCGACAGGCCCTGGCACACCGGACAGCGCAGCTCGGCTGCCAGCGTGCGCACATCGCGCTCGAGCTGGGTCTCGGCGACGTCGCCTGCGGGGGGTGTCGCCTGTGCTGCGGCGGCTGTCGGAGCGAGCACGCACAGCAACGCGATCAGCAATCGTCTCATTCCGCACCTCCCTGCACGCGGGTGGCGTCCGCCGTGGACGCCACGGTCTCGGGTCCATCGGCAGCCGGCGGATCGACCGCTTCGATGGCGAGCGCCTGGTCGATAGCGGCGGCCAGCTCGTCGAAGCTCCACGGCCCGATCTTCTTCTGCACGACGAGGCCGTTGCGGTCGATGATGAAGGTTTCGGGCACGCCGTAGAGACCGTAGTCGATCGCGGTACGCGATCCCTCATCGTGGAGCGCGGGGTACGGCTGCCCCCCCATCTGCTCGATCCAGCGGCGTCCCTTCTCGGGGGTGTCATTGTAGAGCACACCGAAGAACTGCACGCCGTGCGGCCCGTACATGCTCGACGCCATCGCGAGTGCGGCGTGCTCGTAGCGGCACTCCAGGCACCAGGACGCGAAGAAGTTGAGCACGACGACCTGGCCGCGGAGCTCCGCCAGCGAGACGGTCCCTTCGCCGTTCTCGATGACGGGCAGGCTGAACGCGGGCGCGGGCCGTCCCGGCAGCGGCGAATCGATGGTGCTCGGGTCGCGCGTGAGGCCGAACGCGAGCAGGCCGATCAGCGGCAGCGTGAAGACGAAGCTGAGGACGACGCGTTTCCAGTTCATGCGACACCTGCCGCACGTTTGCGTGCGCCCGCCGGTGCGGGCGTGGCGCGCCGGCGTGGCCAGATCCCGAAGAGTGCGCCGATCGTGACCATGAAGCCGCCGACCCAGATCCAGCCCACCAGCGGTTCGACGATCACGGAGAGCGTTGCGGTGGAGCCGTCCTGCTCGTTGAAGGCGAGCAGTGTGAGGTACAGGTCGGCGTTTGGCCGCGTGCGGACTGCCGGCGTGGCGACAGGCTCCGCGCTCATGTTGTAGAAGTTGAGGCGCGGGAACATGGTCCCCACCGCCGTCCCCTCCACGAACACGGTCACGTGCGCGCCGACGACGAAGCGCTGCGGCTCCTGCTGCGTGCGCATGCCGTCGAAGCGGACCGTGTATTGCTCGATCGTCACGCTCTCGCCGACGCGCAGCGTCGCCTGCCGCTCTGCGCGGAACACCGTGGACGCGGTGATGCCGATCGCGGCAATGATCAGTCCGACATGGGCGAAATAGCCGCCGTAGCGTCGCGGGTTGGCGTTGATGAGACCGCCGAATGCGCGCAGCCAGCCACCGCCCTGGGCGCGCCGGCGCGCGGCGGTTCCGCGGACATACTCCTGCACGTTGCCGGTCAGTGCGAACGCGGCAAAGGCGAACGCCAGCAGTCCCCAGAAGTCGCGCATGCCGAGCACCAGCGCGGTGCCGAGCGTCAGCACCATTGCAAGCGTCGGGATGAGCAGCTTGCGCTTGAGCTCCTCCACGTTTGCGACGCGCCAGGGCAGCATCGGACCGACGCCCATGAGGAACAGCAGCGCGACCATGATCGGCACGGTCATGCGGTTGAAGAACGGCGCACCGACGGTGACCTTCACACCCCTGACGGCTTCGGCGACCAGTGGGAACAGCGTGCCCAGCAGCACCGTGAAGGTGAACGCAGTGAGCAGCAGGTTGTTCACCATGAACACCGTCTCGCGGGACAGCAGGCTGTCCAGGTGGCCATGCTTGCGCAGCTCACTGGAGCGGCCGGCCAGCAGGGCGAGCGAGAAGATCAGCACGAATGCGATGAAGCTCAGGAAGTAGAGGCCGATCGTGCCTTCCGTGAACGCGTGCACCGAGGAGATCACGCCGCTGCGGGTCAGGAACGTCCCCAGGATCGTGAGCAGGAACGTCGAGATCACGAGCGACAGGTTCCAGACGCGCAGCATGTCGCGGCGCTCCTGCACCATCACGGAGTGCAGGAACGCGGTCGCCGTGAGCCAGGGCAGGAACGACGCGTTCTCGACCGGGTCCCACGCCCAGTAGCCGCCCCAGCCGAGCACCTCATAGCTCCACCACATGCCTGCCATGATCGCCAGCGAGAGCATCGACCAGGCAAACACCGTCCACTTCCGGCTCGCGCGCACCCACGTGTCGTCCAGCCGGCCGGAGAGCAGTGCCCCGATGGCGAAGGAGAACGGCACGGACATCCCGACGTAGCCCAGGTACAGGAACGGCGGGTGGATCGCCATGAGCGGGTGGTTCTGCAGCAGCGGGTTCGGGCCGGGCCCGTCCATCGGTGCCGGCGAGACGAGTCCCCACGGATCGGCCGGCCGCACGAGCAGCAGATAGAAGAATGCGCCGATGCCGAGCATCGTCGCGTTCGCGTATGCGCCCATCGGCCCGAGCCGGTCCCTGGTGAAGTACAGCGCGGCCGCCGTGTAGCCGGCCAGCACCCACCCCCAGAAGAGAATCGAGCCCTCGAGCGCGCTCCACAGCGAAATGACCGTGAAGAACAGCGGCGTCGCCCTGCTCCCCACCTGCGACACGTACTCCACGCTGAAATCGTGGGTCACGAGCGCCGCGATCATCGCGAGGTTCGAGACTGTCATGAGCGCGAAGATCGTGTACGACGCGGCGCGTGCGCTCCGGCTGAGCGCCGCATTGCGCGTGCGCACGCCGGCGATGCCCGCGATCATGCCGTAGACCGCAAGAGCAAGGGACGCCCAGACCGTGAACGAGCCAATCAACCGCAGCAAAGGATGCCTTCCCGCTTGAAAGTCAGTGCGACACTCAGGTCTGGTCCTGCACCAGGCTCCTGTACTTCGTGTGCGGATCCTCGCCCGGCGCCGGCGGGCTGTACTCGTTCGAGTGCTTGACCATCAGGTTGCTCGCCTCGAACACGCCCGCGCGCGTCAGTCTGCCCTCGACGATGACGCCCATGTTCTCACGGAACATCTGCGGCGGCGCCTTGCTGGAATGCACCTCGATGGTCTCGGTGCCGGTGCCCTTCATCTCGAAGCGGAGGTTGATCGCCTCGGCGTCCCACTCGACGGAGCCGGGCACGACCATGCCGCCGAGGCGCACCGGCGTGTCGTACGCCGCTTCACCGCGGGCGAGCAGCTCCGGCGGCTCGAGGAAGTAGACGAGGTTTTCGCCGATGCCGCCGTACACCATGTAGCCGAAGGCGCCGAGTACGAGCACGAGTGCGACGGCGAGCCCGATTCCCTTGCGCGATTTCATGAACGCTTCCTCCCGGTCGTGATTTCAGCCACCTGGTTTTCCGCGCGCCGGCGCCGCCGGTGCAGCGATACTGCATAGACTGCGAACGTGATCCACGTCAGCGCGTAGGCGGCGTTCACATAGGTCCACTCAGACATGGATCGGCCCTCCCGCGAGCGCCGCTTCCTCGCGCCGTGCCTCGAGCGTGCGCTCGAGCCTGGCGAGGTAGTACCGGCTCGCGACGAAGTAGATGAACAGGAACAGGAACGCGAAGGCGTTCAGCCGCAGCGCCAGCGCATAATCCGAGTCCACGGTCCCCGGCGTGGACTGCACCTGGTGGATGGTCCGCCACCAGCGCACGGACATGTAGACGATCGGCACGTTCAGGAACCCGAGGATGCCGACGGCGGCACTCCAGCGCGCGCGCCGCTCCTCGTCTTCCGTGAAGGCCCGCAGCGACAGGTAGCTGATGTAGATCAGGAACAGGATCGCGGTCGTCGTGAGCCGCGGGTCCCACGTCCACCAGACCCCCCATGTCGGCCGTCCCCAGATCGAGCCGAGCGCCAGCGTCAGGCCGGTCATCACGGTGCCCACCTCGGCGGCCGAGGCAGCGGCGTAGTCGTACTTCTCCTGCCGCTTCCAGAGGTAGAGCACGCTCGCGCCGAAGACGACCGTGAACGCAATGAACGCGATCCACGCCGCCGGCACGTGCACGTACATGATCTTCTGCAGGTTGCCCATGTCCCGCTCGGGCGCCGTTGCGAAGTAGCCGAACGCCTGTGCGGCGACGAAGAACAGCAGGCTCAGCACGCCGAATGGCTGGTGCCATTTCGGCCGCGCGGGCAGTGCTGCGGACTCGGTCGAGTTCATCTCATCCCTCGATCACGTACTCGAAAGCCAGGAATGCAGCAACCAGGAACACCACGTCGAACACGACCAGCAGGCGCATCCATGCGCCGGCGTCACCCATGGCGTCACCGGCGAGCACCGCCCCGGTCGCTTCCACTGCGGCAACGAGCAGCGGGATCAGCATCGGGAACAGCAGCAGCGGCAGGAGCACCTCGCGCGCACGCAGCCGGCTCGCCATCGCGGCGTAGAATGTCCCGAGCGTCACGAACCCCAGCGTGCCCAGCGCGATCACCGCGCCGAGCGGCAGCACGAACCGTGCGATCGGCAGGTCGTACAGGAACGCCGCGGTCGGCAGCAGGATCACCTCGACCAGCAGCACGAATGCGAGGTTTGCGATCAGCTTGCCGACGAAGATCGAGCGCCGGTCGCCCGGGTAGAGCAGCAGCATGTCCAGCGCGCCGTTCTCCAGCTCCTGCTCGTAGCTGCGGTTGAACGAGAGTACCCCCGCGAACAGCACGGTCAGCCAGATCACGCCGCCGGCCGCCCGCTGCAGCGCCTCCACCTCCGGACCCAGCGCAAAGCCGAACAGCAGCAGGATCAGCGCGGCCAGAAAAACTACCGCGTTGAAGTTTGCCTTGGTTCGCCGCTCGGCGGTCGCGTCCTTCCAGGCGATCGCCGCCACGCGCCGCGCCTCGGTTGCCAGCATCAGGTGCCCCCCTCCACCGCCTGCAGGTGGCTCCACGCGAAGTCCTGCTCCGCCGCCAGCTCCTGCTGCGCGTCGCGATCCGCGAGCCGGCCGTCCTCGATCCGGACCACCCGGTCGATGAGGCCCCGACCACGCGCCAGCTCGTGCGTGGCAATGATGACCGCGCCGCCCTCGCTTGCCGTGCGGGCCGCAAACCGGTTGACCAGCTGGATGCCGTCCACATCGAAGCTCGCGTACGGCTCGTCCAGCAGGAGCAGCCTGGGCGGCCGCAGCAGCAGCCGCGCGAGCGCGAGGCGGCGGCGCATGCCCGCCGAGAAGCCGCGCACCCGCTCGTCCCGCTCCTCCCCCAGCCCCACCTCCTCCAGTGCTTCACCGATGGCACTGGAATCCGCGCGCTGTCCGTACATGCGAAGTGCGAACGCCAGGTTTTCCCCTGCCGTCAGGTCCTCGTACAGTCCCGCGTGGTGCGCCAGGATGCCGACCGCATCGCGGACCCCCGGCGCCTCGCGCACCAGGTCCTGTCCGAAGACGCGACCGCTGCCACGCGTCGGCCGGATCGCCGTCGTGATCAGTCGCAGCAGCGTCGTCTTGCCGGAGCCGTTCCGGCCCGTCAGCGCAAGCACGGCACCCGGCTCGAGCCGCAGGCTGATCCCGCGCAGCACCCAGCGGGTGCCGAAGCGTCGTACGATGCCCTCGAGCTCGAGCGCGGCGGGATCCGCCGCGGGTGCCGTCCTGGAACGTCCTTCACTCACGCTGTTCAACCCCTTGAGCGACAAGCATATATCATAGCCGACCGGAGGCCCCTTCCCAACCCCTTGCGCCCCGGTCAGACTCCGCTCTTCAGCTCGGTGACGAGCGCCGTCAGCGACTTGCGCGCATCGCCAAACAGCATGCGCGTGTTTTCGTTGAAGAACAGCTCGTTCTCGATACCCGCGAAGCCCGGATTCATGCTGCGCTTCAGCACGATCACCGTCTTGGCCTTGTCGGCGTCCAGGATCGGCATCCCGTAGATCGGGCTGCCCTGGTCGTGGCGCGCCGCCGGGTTGACCACGTCGTTGGCGCCGATCACGACCGCGACGTCCGTGCGCTCGAACTCCGGGTTGATCGTGTCCATCTCGACCAGCTGCGGGTACGGCACGTTGGCTTCCGCGAGCAGCACATTCATGTGCCCGGGCATGCGGCCGGCCACGGGATGGATCGCGTACTTTACCTCGACGCCGCGCCCTTCCAGCAGGTCCGCCAGCTCGCGGACCTGGTGCTGCGCCTGCGACACCGCGAGCCCGTACCCCGGCACGAAGATCACCGAGCGGGCATAGCCGAGCAGCACCGCGGCGTCGTCGGTCGTGAGCGAGCGCACGACCTTGCCGTCCATCGCCGCCCCGCCCGTCGCCTGGACCTGGCTGCCGAACGCGCTGAACAGGACGTTCGCCAGCGACCGGTTCATCGCGCGGCACATGATCTGGGTCAGGATGATGCCGCTCGCGCCGACCAGCGCACCGCTCACGATCAGCACGTTGTTGTCCAGCACGAAGCCCGTCATGCCCGCCGCGATGCCGGAGAACGAGTTCAGCAGCGAGATCACCACGGGCATGTCCGCGCCGCCGATCGGCAGCACGAACATCACGCCGATGATCAGGGCGAGCACGTTCAACACCAGGTACCACGGCAGGTTCGGGTCGACCGCAACCAGCCAGGCCGCCAGCAGCAGGGCGCCACCGAACACGACGGCGCTCACGAACTTCTGGCCAGCGTACGTGATCGGCCGCCCGGTCATGACCTCCTGCAGCTTCGCCCAGGCCATCATGCTGCCCGAGAACGTCAGCCCGCCGATCAGCACGGACAGCATGATCGTGGTCTGGACGTCGTAGGACGGGCTGATCGCGCCTGCCGCGAAGCGCAGGTATTCGTCGCCCGCGACCAGCGCCGACGCAGCACCGCCGAAGCCGTTCAGCAGCGCGACCATCTGCGGCATCTCCGTCATCTGGACGGTGCGAGCCAGGAAGACGCCGAGACCGGTGCCCAGCACCAGCCCCACCACGATCCAGGTGAAGCTGACGATCTCCCAGCTGAGCAGGGTCGCGACCACGGCCACCAGCATGCCGGACGCAGCATAGATGTTGCCCCGCCGGGCGGTCGCCGCCGACGAGAGCAGCTTGAGGCCGACGATGAAGAGGACGGCGGCGACCAGGTACGCCGCGTTGATCAGGAGGGAGAGGCCCCCCGCTTCGGCGCCGTTCATCGCTGTTCCTCCGGCCGCCGGCGGAACATCTGCAGCATCCGGTCAGTCACCAGGAAGCCGCCCACCACGTTGACCGTCGCGAGCACGATCGCGAGCACACCGAGCACGATCGAGAGCGTGGACTCGACCCGGCCGGCCACGACGAGCGCGCCGACAACCGTAATTCCGCTGATCGCGTTGGAGCCGGACATGAGCGGCGTGTGCAGCATCTGCGGGACTTTGCCGATCACCTCGAATCCCACGAAGATCGCCAGCACGAACACGTACAGCGACATCAGCAGCGCCTCACCCACGGGCAGCCTCCTGCGG is part of the Longimicrobiales bacterium genome and encodes:
- a CDS encoding NAD(P)(+) transhydrogenase (Re/Si-specific) subunit beta, with the translated sequence MNGAEAGGLSLLINAAYLVAAVLFIVGLKLLSSAATARRGNIYAASGMLVAVVATLLSWEIVSFTWIVVGLVLGTGLGVFLARTVQMTEMPQMVALLNGFGGAASALVAGDEYLRFAAGAISPSYDVQTTIMLSVLIGGLTFSGSMMAWAKLQEVMTGRPITYAGQKFVSAVVFGGALLLAAWLVAVDPNLPWYLVLNVLALIIGVMFVLPIGGADMPVVISLLNSFSGIAAGMTGFVLDNNVLIVSGALVGASGIILTQIMCRAMNRSLANVLFSAFGSQVQATGGAAMDGKVVRSLTTDDAAVLLGYARSVIFVPGYGLAVSQAQHQVRELADLLEGRGVEVKYAIHPVAGRMPGHMNVLLAEANVPYPQLVEMDTINPEFERTDVAVVIGANDVVNPAARHDQGSPIYGMPILDADKAKTVIVLKRSMNPGFAGIENELFFNENTRMLFGDARKSLTALVTELKSGV
- a CDS encoding NAD(P) transhydrogenase subunit alpha, which produces MGEALLMSLYVFVLAIFVGFEVIGKVPQMLHTPLMSGSNAISGITVVGALVVAGRVESTLSIVLGVLAIVLATVNVVGGFLVTDRMLQMFRRRPEEQR